One Centroberyx gerrardi isolate f3 chromosome 2, fCenGer3.hap1.cur.20231027, whole genome shotgun sequence DNA window includes the following coding sequences:
- the tbc1d13 gene encoding TBC1 domain family member 13 yields the protein MSTSYRNRIQEFKVALSEENIDLKALRELCFSGIPFEGGIRALCWKILLNYLPLDQTLWDSFLKKQREVYSQFLKEMIIQPGIAKANLGLSREDVTMEDHPLNPNPDSRWNTYFKDNEVLLQIDKDVRRLYPDMAFFQRPTEYPCQLILDPQNDYETLRRRVEQTTLKAQTVNRNRSGVTNVSSPGKALNLYPSNEYEVLPNGSEAHWEVVERILFIYAKLNPGIAYVQGMNEIVGPIYYTFATDPNDQWKEHAEADTFFCFTNLMSENRDNFIKSLDDSQCGITYKMESVYSMLKDKDMELYLKLQEQNIKPQYFTFRWLTLLLSQEFLLPDVIRIWDTLFSDQDRFHFLILVCCAMLILIRDHLLAGDFTINMRLLQDYPISDVHTILTKAKELQDNS from the exons ATGTCTACTTCGTACAGAAACAG AATACAAGAATTCAAAGTGGCCTTGAGTGAAGAAAACATAGACTTGAAGGCACTCCGGGAGCTGTGCTTTAGTG GAATCCCATTTGAAGGAGGTATCCGCGCGCTTTGCTGGAAA ATCCTTCTCAATTATCTACCTCTCGATCAGACGTTATGGGACTCTTTTCTCAAAAAGCAGAG GGAGGTGTATTCACAGTTCCTAAAAGAGATGATTATCCAGCCCGGCATTGCCAAAGCCAACTTGGGCCTTTCCAGAGAAGATGTGACTATGGAGGACCAT CCTCTAAATCCAAACCCAGACAGCAGGTGGAATACCTACTTCAAAGATAATGAAGTTCTGCTACAGATTGATAAGGATGTCAG GCGGCTGTATCCAGACATGGCTTTCTTCCAGCGTCCTACAGAATACCCTTGCCAACTAATCCTGGACCCTCAGAATGATTATGAGACATTGCGTCGGCGAGTGGAACAGACCACACTTAAAGCACAAACTGTCAATCGGAACCGCAGCGGAGTCACTAAT GTCAGCTCCCCTGGAAAGGCTTTGAACCTGTATCCATCTAATGAATACGAGGTGCTGCCCAATGGGAGCGAAGCGCACTGGGAGGTCGTGGAGCGCATCCTCTTCATCTATGCCAAACTCAACCCCGGGATTGCCTATGTACAGGGCATGAATGAAATTGTCGGGCCAATTTACTACACCTTTGCCACGGACCCAAACGACCAATGGAAAG AGCACGCTGAAGCAGACACGTTCTTCTGTTTCACCAACTTGATGTCGGAGAACAGAGACAACTTCATCAAGAGCCTGGATGACTCCCAGTGCGGCATCACCTACAAGATGGAGAGCGTCTACTCCATGCTCAAAGACAAGGACATGGAGCTCTATCTCAAGTTG caaGAGCAGAATATCAAACCCCAGTATTTCACATTCCGCTGGCTGACCCTGTTGCTGTCTCAGGAGTTCCTCCTGCCGGACGTCATCCGCATCTGGGACACCTTGTTTTCCGACCAGGACCGCTTCCACTTCCTCATCCTGGTCTGCTGCGCCATGCTCAT ACTAATCCGTGATCACTTACTGGCAGGAGACTTCACGATCAATATGAGGTTACTGCAG GACTACCCCATCTCAGATGTCCACACCATCTTGACCAAGGCCAAAGAGCTGCAGGATAACTCGTAA
- the thnsl2 gene encoding threonine synthase-like 2 — MRYCSTRGGVHGRDFRDVLFSGYAPDGGMFMPESLPALSPDTLRCWSGLPYPKLVVEVASLFVPTQLIPREDLEALVSAALSGFSVPEVVHIARLKEGLSVLELFHGDTMAFKDLAMTCTVRFLDYFLQKERRRATVLVGTSGDTGGSAIHSAKGLGGLDVVVVYPRGRVTPVQEKQMITCLEDNVHVFAADGSSDDIDQPLRRLFADRQLVSSHGLMSLNSVNWSRVMIQLAHFIYAYLQMSGLDRAEAAGRPLPVLQVVVPTGGAGNIAAGCIVKQMGLPLQLVAMVNANDIVHRTVQTGDFSMAANVMQTLAPAIDIQDPYNMERVFWLLSGRDGALVKSMMEEFQHSHRHTLPGNLHKLLSQVLSTGMVTDEGILETMRRCWEENQYLLCPHTAVAVWHHYRCPHSPRLNRCYVATASPAKFEAAVQRAGLTFDPPEAVRALDKMATRYQNLDRSLNWSKDWEDRLRETIQSISSAREHRVTYYS; from the exons ATGCGGTACTGCAGCACTCGGGGCGGTGTCCACGGACGGGACTTCCGGGACGTGCTGTTTTCAGGCTACGCTCCGGACGGGGGGATGTTCATGCCCGAGAGCCTGCCGGCGCTGAGCCCCGACACCCTGAGGTGCTGGAGCGGGCTGCCCTACCCCAAACTGGTGGTGGAGGTGGCATCGCTGTTCGTCCCCACTCAGCTGATCCCCAGAGAGGATCTGGAGG CCCTGGTGTCGGCAGCCCTGTCTGGTTTCTCGGTGCCCGAGGTCGTCCACATCGCCAGGCTGAAGGAGGGTCTGTCGGTGCTGGAGCTCTTCCACGGAGACACCATGGCCTTCAAGGACTTGGCTATGACTTGCACCGTGCGCTTCCTCGACTATTTCctgcagaaagagagacgcAGAGCTACTGTTCTTGTGG GTACCTCTGGGGACACCGGTGGCTCTGCCATCCATAGCGCCAAAGGTCTCGGTGGGCTGGATGTGGTGGTGGTTTACCCCCGAGGACGTGTCACCCCGGTCCAGGAGAAACAGATGATCACCTGCCTGGAGGATAATGTCCATGTGTTTGCAG cGGACGGCAGCTCGGACGACATCGACCAGCCGCTGCGGCGCCTGTTCGCCGACCGGCAGCTGGTCAGCAGCCACGGCCTGATGAGCCTCAACTCCGTCAACTGGTCCAGAGTCATGATACAGCTGGCACACTTCATCTACGCTTACCTTCAGATGAGCGGCCTGGACCGGGCCGAGGCTGCCGGAAGACCCCTGCCTGTCCTGCAGGTGGTGGTGCCCACCGGGGGGGCGGGGAATATCGCAG ccggCTGTATTGTGAAGCAGATGGGGTTACCGCTGCAGCTTGTAGCGATGGTGAACGCCAATGACATCGTGCATCGGACGGTGCAGACTGGTGACTTCTCCATGGCAGCTAACGTCATGCAAACTCTGGCCCCCGCCATCGACATCCAG GACCCGTACAACATGGAGCGTGTGTTCTGGCTGCTGTCGGGACGAGACGGCGCCTTAGTGAAGAGCATGATGGAGGAGTTCCAGCATtcgcacagacacactctgcCTGGAAACCTCCACAAACTG TTGTCCCAGGTTTTGTCCACAGGAATGGTGACTGATGAAGGGATCCTGGAGACCATGAGGAGATGCTGGGAGGAAAACCAGTATCTGCTGTGTCCCCATACAGCTGTGGCTGTGTGGCACCACTACCGCTGTCCTCACAGCCCGCGGCTTAACAG GTGTTATGTAGCCACAGCATCTCCAGCCAAGTTTGAGGCAGCGGTGCAGAGGGCGgggctgacctttgacccgccCGAGGCGGTGCGGGCGCTGGACAAGATGGCCACCCGTTACCAGAACCTGGACAGAAGCCTGAACTGGAGCAAAGACTGggaagacagactgagagagaccaTCCAGTCTATAAGCTCAGCGAGGGAACACAGAGTAACTTACTACAGCTGA